AAGGTGGTACGCAGCTCGTCAATCAATCCGCTGAATCATTAAAAATGATTACCAACAGCGTCAAGAAAATTTCCGATATCGTGGGTGAAATTACTCAATCATCCATGGAACAAGCCAACGGAATCGAACAAATCAATCAAGCGATTTCGCAGATTGACGAAGTTACCCAGCATAACGGTCAATTGGTGGAAAAATTATCGACCTCAAGCCGGGCGATGACTGAGAAAGTTAAAATGCTCTCCGGCTTGGCGGATCAATTCAAATAACGATTCAACAGAGCTGTTTCAATTGAAAAAGCCGGATATCATTTAGCACTGACTCCGGCTTTTTTATTTTTCGCATATAATAACGCATCGGCTGTTTGGGCTTTTATCGGATAAGCCCGGCAACTTGGGTATTCCGGTATTAAAGTTTTTACTGGTTTTATCGATTAATTTCAGCGAGTATCACCAATCAAAAGCAAGCATGTTCGTTAAGGATGAGCTGCTAATTAAATTCTATGGAAGAAGAAAAAGCTCCAGATTTTGACTTTGATCAGTGGTCGCAGCTGGCCCAGCACGAACCAGAGAAATTCGAAGCCATGCGGCAGCAGATGATTGATGAATTGATAGCTCAGGCGCCGTCGCATTTAAAACAGCGCATGAACGGTTTGCAGTGGCAAGTCGATCAAATTCGCAAGCAAGCGAATAATCCGATGGCTGCCTGTTTACAAATATCCCAGAAAATGTGGGCCAATGTTCTTGGAGAAAACGGATTACTGAAAGTACTCCAAGAGCCTAAAGAAATCCTTAAAACGCTTGAAAATGCGCCAACCGCAAAAGTTTTATCTTTCGAGCGTCCTAAGCCTGACAAATAAGATAGGCAAGCCGTTGCCCGTGAAAATAATCCGAAACCATCGCCAGATTAGTAAGGTTTTTATCACCATCGGTTGTGCATGGGTTTACGCTTTCGCAAGCGCGATGGCCGATTCCAATGAGTTGTTAAGCACTCTGAAAGATCAGAAATCGGTGGCTGTCACTATTTATAACAATGACTTGGCGCTGGTAAAAGATTTTCGCCATATTGATATCGCCAATGGCGAATTTAATTTGGCCTGGCGCGATGTCAGCGCGTTGATCCGGCCGGAAACCGCGCTGCTTCGGAGCATCGTTGATCCAACCGGTCTCACGGTCTTGGAACAGAATTTCAATTTTGACTTGCTGACGCCGCAGAGCCTTCTCAATAAATATGCAGGAAAGACGGTGTCTGTGATGAGAGTTAATCCGGCTACCGGCGTGGAAACTAAAGAAAGCGCTACGGTATTGGCTGTCAATGAAGGGGTGGTGCTTAAATTCGCCGATCGCATCGAAACCGGGACACCGGGTAGGATCACCTTCGAGAATGTGCCCGGCAATTTGCGGGATCGTCCCACGTTAGTCATGCAGGGTACTATTACCGGTCAATCCGCGCAAAAACTCGAACTCAGTTATTTGACCGGCGGTTTATCTTGGAAAGCGGATTACGTCGCGGAATTGAACGATCGCGATGAGCAGATGGATCTATCCGGCTGGGTCACGTTGGTTAATACCAGCGGCGCCAGCTATGCCAATGCAAAAGTGCAATTGGTGGCTGGCGATGTTAACCGGGTGCAAAATGAAGTTGCAAGGCCGCTGGCGATGTATGCGAAAGGTGCGATGGATGCGGCAGCACCATCAATGGCCCAAGAGCCGTTGATGGAATATCACTTATACAGCTTGGACAGATTGACAACCATTCACGAAAACCAAACCAAGCAAGTTGCGTTGTTGAATGCGTCAGATATCCCGGTTCGCAAGGAGCTTATTCTGGCCGGCAGTGATTATTATTATTTCTCCGGGCATGGCGATCTGGGGCAGAAAAATAAAGCGAGTGTGATTGTATTATTCGACAATAAACAAGCGGACCGGTTGGGTATACCATTACCCAAGGGCACAATCCGGGTATACAAACGCGATCAATCCGGCAACGCGCAATTTGTCGGCGAAGACAACATTGATCACACGCCCAAAAATGAGACGGTGCGTCTAAAACTAGGTTACTCATTTGATGTCACGGCTGCAAAAAAACAAATTGATTTCAAAAGTTTGAACATAGGTAACAATGTTAATCAATTTGAAAGCGCGTATGAAATTGTGATCAAGAATGCCAAGAAAGAGGCGGTGGAAGTGATTGTGCAAGAACCGATCCCAGGTGACTGGAAAATACTGGAAGAAAGCCATTCCCACCATAAACCGGTGAGCAATACCGCAGAATGGAAAGTGACTGTGCCGGCCGAAGCTTCGTCCACACTCAAATATCGTGTGCGGGTGAAGTTTTGAGTAACGCTTTCCGCTAGGAAAATGTAGCAAGATAAAATCGTTTCGGCTTATTTTCCGGCAGTAACAACCTTTTTCCCGATGAATCCCAGGAAAGCCGCCAAAGCGATACCGGCGGCAGCGCCTGCGGCGTCAATGTAAAAATCGCTCGGCAGCGGTGTTCGCCCTTCAATATAAAGCTGCGTTATTTCGGTGCCAGCCGCCAGCATCAGAATGACAGCTATGATTTGAAAGGTTGATCCGTTTGCCATCATCACACGAAGTATCAACCCTAATAGAAAAAAGAAAAATACATGGCCGGCTTTATCCAAATCCCACGGGATCGCTGCTTTGAAAGCTTCGCTTTCCGCATTGATCAGCGTGCTGATTCCGTCCAATAATGCAATCTTGATATCGTTGGGGAGCGTTGTGCCTGCCAGTATGGAAATCAAAGCGGTCAGCAACAGCACGCGAAGAATTATGGTTTGCTCGCGAGTGAAAAGCAGTGAACCGGCCAGAAGTAAGAAAAAAAAGCCCCATGCAGTTAAGACTGCTTTTTTTACCACCGGGTAAACTTCATTTTCCAGTACCGGGAAAACCTGCACATTTTTGATTTTCATAAGTCCGGTTGCTTGACTTAATTGCGCATACAGGCTGATCGATCGCGTATCACTGGCAATTGGAAACGCCGTTCGATAAGTTTTCCAGTCCTTGTCGCCCGACAATTGGACAACGGTGTGCGGCAATTCCCAGCGATCCGTTATTCCGTCATTTTGTGCCAGCAAAATTCTGGCTTTATTCCAAGATTGTTTGCCTGGAATGACATGGATGCATTTAACCTCGGCGGATACCAGAATCATGACGCCGGGTTTGACTGGAAATAAATCGTGCTGCACGCTGATGCCAGCTTTTGCGTCGCCGGAATAAATGGTGAGGATATTGCCGGAGATTTCGGCGTGATTGCCGTGCGCCGGGTGGTATTTCCAGTTGCCGTTCCGGATATCGGGTCCGATCGGCTCATACTGATGGATTTGAGAATGCAATACCAGGGTCGCCAAGGCCAGGAAGACAAACAGCAGGCAGTTGATGTTAAACAGGGGCATATATCCGCGCGAAAAACCCCCTGCTAGATTGGCGGCGCCGGTCATGCAGGTTTTTTGTTAACATGCGATGCGTTTATATGCCCTTTTGATGTAAAAAGCCGTATTAAAAATATTGAATCATCAGCGCCACGTATCCGGCTGCAAATATGACAAAAGCAATAATGACGAGTTTTTTCATTTTGCGAATTCCCCTTGTATTTTGTTAGGGAAGCTCTGATTAATTCGACGAACGAGATGAAGCACGAGGCGCGCGGAACGCAGCAATCGAGATATATCAACAAGATAGGCGAGGAAGCGAGTGCCGCGCAACGAAGTGATTCGCTCGTATAGTGAATTAATCAGTGTTTCCTTAGAAGTTTATTTCATTGCAGGTGTTAGTTAAACGTATTCCATGCTCGGACGTCAAGTATTCCCGCTTTGTGTTTCCGCGATCAGAGCATCGGATGCCAACGCCCGGTTAATGGCTTCATGCCAGATTTCAGCCTTGTCTTCAAACGGCAACCGGGCATTCGCCGGGCTGGTCGATGGCAAGCGGGTCAATTGCAGTGATCCACAATCATATTGATGCAGAACATAACGCATGAAGCAGGCTTCGGCTTTTCCGCCATTAAAGAAGATATGCGTGATGGCCGGGTGTTGGGTAAATAATGTCTGAAAATCATTGATTTTTTGGGTGTCGGCTTCGATGCTGGAATCAAGGCTGCCGGTTCGCTTGCAGGATTTCAGCACATCCCAGAGTGCAAAGGGAGACGATCGGAGCGCGGCTAATTTTTGGTGATACGGTGCATCGGATTGGATTTGCAGCAACGGCGCCATGATCGGCCAGAACGCATTGCGCGGGTGAGCATAATATTGGCTGGCGGTCAGTGAAGCTTCGCCCGGCATGCTGCCAAGAATCAGAATTCTGACATTGCTTCCCGCAACCGGGGGAAAGCTATGAATCACCGGCATACGAGGTCAAATCCGATCAAGTCAATTGATCGGCATAATAATGCCGCAATGCCTGGCCTTGATGATTCAATTCATAGACCAGGGGCCGTCCGGTGGCGAGTTTTTGCTTCATCACTTGCAGCGGCGTCAGCTGATCCAGCAGCATCTGCAGCACCCGTAAAGTATTGCGGTGGGAAACGATTAGAATACGCTTGCCGTGCCGGATTTCCGGCAAAATGGTATCGAGCCAATAGGGCGCAAGGCGCGCGCGTGTTTGCTGCATGCTCTCGCCAGCCGGCAGCAGCGCCGGGTCGATGCCGTGGTACAATCGCTGATGACCGGGATATCTGATATCGTCGCGGTGCAACACTGGCGGCATGGCGTCAAATTTGATTTGGCAACCGAGAATCGGCCAGACGCCGAATTGCTTAATGGCCGGCCAGCGCGCCATCCCCTCCAATGCGCCGTAATGGCGTTCGTTCAGCCGCCAGTTTTGTATAACCGGAATGTCGAGCTGCATGGTTTCCAGCACGATATGCGCAGTTGTAGTGGCACGTTGCAACATCGAAGTAAAGCACAGATCAAAAGTGAATCCCGCTTGTTGCAGTAGCAAAGCGGCTCGCCTGGCTTCCTGTTCGCCTTTCGGACTCAAGGCGACATCGCTCCAGCCGGTGAAGATTTTGTCGCGGTTCCAGATGCTTTGCCCGTGCCGCAGCAATACCAGCTTGGTCGTTAAGGATTGCACATTATCAGTTGCTGCAAGCGCTTGCCGCATCAGCCGTTTTGCTGCTGTGAAGCTTTCGCGGCGGCTTCCGAGGATTCCCGCCAAATTTGTTTAAGTGCCGGCCAAAGACCGCTGCGGAGGGTTTTGATGTATTGTGAGTTGTCGGTCAGCCGGGTGACCAAGCGGCGTTGTGCCCGGCCCAGATTATGGTACGGCATGCTCATGAACAGATGGTGGGTGGCGTGATAACGCAATCCGACCGGCGCCCATAACGGCGTGACCAGGATATTGCCGGGAATATTGACTGAATCGAGGTATTGTTCCGGCAACGTCATTTTGCGGTCGCCCGGATTGCGGTAAGCATGCGCTGCCAACGTGCGCAGTGAATTCAGAATGAATACCGATACCGCGATCAGGTACCACAATACCAGCACTGACACCGGGAATACACCGAACCAGACCAGTGCGATGGCGCTGGCGCCGAATATGAAGGCGCCGAGTTCTTGCTGTTGCCAGTTGAGATCGTTGCGGATCGCATCCGGCGCGCGCCGGTAGGTGGGATCGATGGTCAGCGACGACGCGCGTTCCCACACGATTTTGCGCAACGGCGGAATCAGATACGAAACTGGCGTCAACAGTACGAAACGGGCCGCCAATGCAATCGGAATCAAAAACGACAGCAATACGTAAATCACCATTTCTGCCGGTTTGCGCGTGGCGAACGGCAGATATTCGCCGTCGGCAGTGGTACCGTAAACATCCGGCTTGTGGTGATCGTTGTGCACACCGTCGTAGGTAAACGACGGAATCATGAATGGCACGCCGCAGATGATGTTCCACACCAGGCGGAAATTGCGGAATGTGCCTTTTTTCAAATGCGCCAGCTCGTGCACGAAAATCGCGGAGCGGTATAAGGCCAAGACTGCGACCACAAAACCGCCCAATTGCCATAACGAAAACAGCGGGGAAAACAGCGCCGTAAAAAATGCTGCCCAGCCGAGCGTGATATGAAACAGAAAATCGCTCCAGTAAATCCACGGATTCGGTGTCATCAAATCGCGTACCAGGTGATGTGCTTCCCGCAGCGGGAATTCCTTGACGTAAGGCTTGTTTTCTCCGGTTGCAGCCGGTTGTCCGGTATCGCTCATGGCCAGCAAGACTGCAGGTGTTCGATGATTTGCTGATTGATTGCCGCGTCGGTGGCATTGACGTGCCCCAGATTCGGCGCTGCCGGCCAACCGGCATCGGTAAATTCGAGGCCGGCAAAGGTTTTTAGCTGCGCGTAACGCGGCAGCACATGGAAATGCACATCGGGATCGACCATCATCAGCATCAAGTAGTTGATTTTGTCGTAGTGGAATGCTTGGGTCAGGGCTGCTTCGATGTCGCGTGTGACGCCGTGCAATTCGGCGAAGCTCGCCGGGCTTAGCTGTGCAAATGCCGTGGCCGGTTCGTGCGCGGCCAATACTAACGCGCCCAATGTCGCTTGCGCCGGACGCAGCAGTACCGACCAATATTGATACGAGCGGATGATCGTCTGCGGCGCGCCGAATTTGCGCATCGTGGCGTTGAATTCTGATGGGATCGCGTGTTGCGTCATACGAAATTATTGACTGAAAATGATGCCGGCGCGCGACAAGTCTTCAATGAAGTCGATCTCGCACCAGCGCAATCCGTTGATCGGACAGGAATTGACTCGATGATCTTTGGCCAGCCGGTCGATGATCGACAGATACCATGACTTCAATTCCGCCGGGTGGCGCAACGCTTCTTCAACCGCTTGCCGGAACAGCCGCACACCGTCACCGCGAAAATAAATCAAGCCGATCGATTCTGCATTGACTTGATGCGGTGGCACGATTTTACTGACTTGTTGCACCCAGCCAGCGGTATCCAGTTGTACTTTCATATCGTCGGCGTCGTAGCTGGTCTTGAAATCCACGCTGAGTGTAATCGGCGCCGGGGGCGAATTCAAGACTTTGCTCAGCAAAGCCGGTTCGATCACGGTATCGCCATTCAGGATCAAAAAATCGCTACCCATTTCGCCACGCGCAATCCAGCAGCTTGCGAGATTATCCGCGACTTCGTAAAAAGGATTGAACAGGATTTTGATGCCGGGATATTCTGCATACTGTTGTTGTAACAGCTCTTCGATCAATCCCACCTGGAAGCCGGTAATGACGGTAATGTTGTCGATCCCGGCGGCAAGTAAGGCGTCAATTTGCCACGCCAGCACCGGTCTATCGGCGACCGGCAGCAGGCATTTGGGTGTGTTCTCGGTCAGCGGCAGCAGCCGCCGCCCTTGTCCGGCGCTGAGAATGATGGCTTTGATCGGTTTCGCAGTTGGAATGGTCATGACTGGGTCGATGAATTGATGCGTTTTTATCAATTCGGCATTGTAGCGAAGTTTGATCGCCGCGATGCGTTTTTAAAGCGAAATGCTGCCAATTTGCCGCAATTCGGCAACGATGCGTTGTATCGCACGCAAAAAGCCATCCACTTGTTGAAGTGTGTTGTCACGGCCCAGGCTCACGCGCACCGCGCAGCGCGCCAGCATCGGGTCGACACCCATCGCACTCAGCACATGGCTTTGACCCGGATTGACGCTGGAACAAGCCGCTCCGGCTGCAACGGCAAAACCGGCTTTGTCGAGCTTCACCACCAGCGTATCGCCCTCGATATCCGGCAGCGCGAAATAACAGGTATTCGGAATGCGCGCCGCCTGTCCGCCGAAAATCGTAGCGCCCATGCCGGTCAATCCGGCTTCAAGCTGCCCGCGTAGCCGGGCGGTATGCTGTGCGGTTTCCGTCAGGCGCGTGACTGCCAATTCGCACGCCACGCCGAAGCCGACGATGGCCGGCACGTTCTCGGTGCCGGAACGCAAGCCATTCTCGTGCCCGCCACCGTAAATCAATGGTCTCAACAGCAAGCGTTTATCGACGATCAACGCCGCCGCGCCTTTCGGGCCGTAAATCTTGTGCGCCGACAACGTCATCGCATGGACGTTGAGCGCGGCAAAATCCAGCGGGATCTTGCCCAGCCCCTGCACCGCGTCGGTATGCACGTATCCACCCTGTGAACGCGCCAGCCCGGCAATCGCGGCCACATCCTGAATCACGCCGGTTTCGTTATTCGCCAGCATCACCGATACCACCCCTGGTTTAGCCGCTTGCATTGCGGTTTCGGCAGCGGCCACATCGACTTGCCCATCTGGATTGATCGTTAGTTGATGCACTGTCCAGGCGTCGCAACCGCGCCGCGCAATCGCTTGCGCCGGTTTCAGCACGCACGGATGCTCGATCGCGCTGATGAACAGATTGCCCGGCTTCAAGCTATCCACCGCGCCGCGAATGAACAAATTATTCGCCTCCGAACCGCCGCTGGTAAAAATCACCTGCACCGGCTGCACCCCGACAGCCTCCGCCACTTGCTTGCGCGCCTTATCGATCGCCCGCCGCGCTTGGATGCCATAACTATGACGGCTGGATGCATTGCCGAATTGCTGCTGAAAATACGGCAGCATGGCTTCAAGAACCGCATCGTCGACGCGGGTGGTGGCGTTGTGGTCGAAGTAGGTTGTTTCCATAACTCTCGTGAGTGGTTAATCGATAAAAGAATGTATGCTAAGGGCGCATTATGACGAACGCGAGCTGACCAAAACCACATGCGCCTGCTGAATATTGTCGCGAAACTGCGCTGGAATTTCATCCCAGACGAATAGATCGACCCGGAACGGCAGCTGACTTTCTTCCAACGCTTCTTTCAATGCGGCGACAGACCGCTTGTGCTCCGCGGATGCAAAAACCGCCAAATCCAAATCGGATTGCGGGCGCGCCGTTCCTTTGATGCGCGAACCGTAAGCCCAAACCGTCACGCCCGGCAGATAATCATTCAGCAGATCGAGCAGGATTTTGCGCTGATCCGGCGTAACATCAAGAGCTTGCATTACCGCGCTGCCTGCTTGCTGAGCGACTGACAAAGCGCAGTGGCATCGCGAATAAAATCGCCCATCAGCGACAAACACGCTTTTGCTTTCTCACTTGCCAAATTAGCCCTATGGTACGAGAGAAAATCGAGATCGCCTATCGCTGTTGGCACGGATAGGTGGCTACGAGTGCCTTGAGGACAGCCGCGCGAGCTGAAATGTCTGCGACTGTTGGATTTTGCTGTAACCAACGAGTGACGGCCTTGAGTGTTTGTTCGCCGGAAATTTCACTCGGCGGGCAAATGAATTGCCTTTGATCTGGTTTCATACTTTGCATTATGAGAATACCATCCACTATCCCGGTGAGGTAGCCAGAACAATGGAGGCTTTTCATCGCTTCCTGAACGCCAGCACCCGGATTGGCACTGCAGTTCGAATAGATTTCCTCAGCACGGTCGTAACCGAACGCGCTGAGGGGAAATGATAGGGCTAAAACCAAAGCTAGGGTACGCATGATGAAGTCTCCAATAAGGGGCTAACGAAAAGCTTGAGCACCGATGTAGCGAGTCCGTCTCGTAGCGCTTGTGGGTGCTGCTATTTGCATGTGCCCGAGTAGACTGTGCCGGATGATAAACCGATAAACGCCTTTTCGTGATCTTTTTGCCATTCATGGACAATCACGAGATCGGTCGTCGCCTTGCCGGTCGGTGAAGAAGCAGACAGCACTTCAAAGTTCCGAGAACTGTCACCTTGGGTAATTATTTTTACCTCTCTTGCTGTCGAATTACTGAGGGGGCGGCCAATTATTTTTCCTGTTCTTCGATCGATACCAAATGTATTTCCGACCTCGATAGGATTTTCATATGACTTTAGATTTCCATCGTTGGTCACGGAAAGTTCTTGTTTGATCGTACAAACATACTCTAATGGGCCGGCATCACAAACTACCGGCGCCAATAACGAGAAGAATAAGAAAGTGCGATTTATGCGATGCCTAATGTCGAAGGTAACGAGGATACAAGCAGCCGGATTCGTCAACTGTTTGTGTGTTTCTGTTTTTGCAGTGTTATGCATTGTCTTCCAGTGGTATGGGGTGTAGAGCAACATAGACCTGATCTGAAAAGTGTTCAAGAAATTTCTTAACGCTATCGAGGCTTTCTTTCGAGTACTCAGCTGACGGTACTGCGTAACTATGGTGAAGGTCTCTGTATACGAATAGTCCCTTGCTTTTGTATTCGGATTCGCTCTTGCAATGGAGAGAATTTGGAAGCTTGTCGACACTGCCATCGTGGTGAGCTAACGCGTGCCGAAAATTCATGATCTCGTCAAGGCGGGTACGGAGGTCCTTGTCGGGAAATACGGTCAAGTTCAGTGTTCTTGAAAAGAATAAATCCATCTGATTGAGGAAGTTCCCGGCGCGTAGCTCTTGAAGACTAAAAGGTAGCTTTTTTTCGCGGCGAGTGTATTCGGCGAGATCCTTAACACATGACTCAAATACGGACCAGAGCGATACGATGAAGCCCCCGCGAAGGACTTTCGGAAATAGTTCATCCACTAAGTTTTTTAACTGATGTTGTTCGTATTCGATATCCTCGTCGGCCATCATGCGAGCTTCGCGTTTGAGGCGCGCGTACAGGCAGATTGCATGCTGGCCCTTAATGTGTACGAGTTGTTCTTCGATTGCTTCGCGAACTTCTTGGAGTCCGGCCATTCGTAAGCTTGGGCCTGGAAATGTGACGCTCTGTCGGAACAGTTCTTCAAGCGATACGTGTGACATACGGTTGCCTAAGATGCATAACCAGAATCAGAAAGATAGCTAAAAAAGCAAAATATCTGCAAATAATCATTTTCTTATTAATAAGATTGTCCATTAACTTCAGAAGCGGTCTGTTGATCCAGTGCAGGTGCTGCCGTTGCGTGAAGTTTGATGCCCAACGCATGAATAACCTTAAGAATCGTGTCAAAGCTGGGATTGCGTTCTCCTGAAAGGGCTTTGTACAGGCTTTCGCGCGATAAACCGGAATCACGGGCTATTTGCGACATGCCTTTTGCGCGCGCGATATTGCCCAATGCCCGAGCGATGAAGGCGGCGTCGTCACCGGCTTCTTCAAAGCATGCTTCGAGATAGGCGGCCATTTCTTCCGGGGTTCTCAGATGTTCGGCAACATCGAATGGTGTCGTATGCAGTTTGCTATCGGTCATTGGTATTCCTATAAATCACGCGTCAGGCGTAAAGCGATTTTGAGGCTACCTGGTTGAGTGTAACTTCATGATTGGCATGCGTCAATTGAACAAAAACTCAAAATCTCAATACGCCACCGGCAGCGGATCCAAGCTGCGCCATAAGTACCACGTGGCGACCGAGCGCCACGGTTGCCACGGTCTGGCGGTTTTGATCAGGGTGTTTTTGTCGACGGCTTGTTTATCGAAGTAATGCAGGCTGATTGCGCGTTGCAGGCCGATGTCGTCGAGCGGCAGCACGTCCGGGCGGTGCAGGTGGAAAATCAGGAACATTTCTGCGGTCCAGCGGCCGATGCCTTTGACTTGAACCAGTTGTTTGATGATGCTTTCATCGTCCAGATCCTCCCATGCTGTTTCATTCAAATCCCCTTCGCGAAAGTGCCGCGATAAATCGTGCAGGTAGATGACTTTTCTCGCGGACAATCCGCACGATCGCAGTAATTCCCGCTCGGCTGCGGCAATGTTGTGCGGAGTGATTGCGGGAATCGTGGCGATGACCCGTTGCCACACGCTTTCGGCGGCTTTGACCGAGATTTGCTGGCCGACGATGGAACGCGCCAGCGTGGTGAATGCGCAGCCGCGCGATTCCAATGAGGCATCGGCGAATTGCTCGATCAATTGCCGCATCACCGCATCGCGCGCCGCCAATTCTCGGGTTGCTTGCGTCCAATAAGCCGGTGTCATTTGGGGTTGAAGTGGGAAATTGAAACCGCGCAGTGTGCATTTTTTTACCTGCGAG
This is a stretch of genomic DNA from Nitrosomonas sp. sh817. It encodes these proteins:
- a CDS encoding nucleotidyltransferase family protein, whose product is MQALDVTPDQRKILLDLLNDYLPGVTVWAYGSRIKGTARPQSDLDLAVFASAEHKRSVAALKEALEESQLPFRVDLFVWDEIPAQFRDNIQQAHVVLVSSRSS
- a CDS encoding HIT family protein, with the protein product MTQHAIPSEFNATMRKFGAPQTIIRSYQYWSVLLRPAQATLGALVLAAHEPATAFAQLSPASFAELHGVTRDIEAALTQAFHYDKINYLMLMMVDPDVHFHVLPRYAQLKTFAGLEFTDAGWPAAPNLGHVNATDAAINQQIIEHLQSCWP
- a CDS encoding DNA-deoxyinosine glycosylase; this encodes MPVIHSFPPVAGSNVRILILGSMPGEASLTASQYYAHPRNAFWPIMAPLLQIQSDAPYHQKLAALRSSPFALWDVLKSCKRTGSLDSSIEADTQKINDFQTLFTQHPAITHIFFNGGKAEACFMRYVLHQYDCGSLQLTRLPSTSPANARLPFEDKAEIWHEAINRALASDALIAETQSGNT
- a CDS encoding cysteine desulfurase family protein, yielding METTYFDHNATTRVDDAVLEAMLPYFQQQFGNASSRHSYGIQARRAIDKARKQVAEAVGVQPVQVIFTSGGSEANNLFIRGAVDSLKPGNLFISAIEHPCVLKPAQAIARRGCDAWTVHQLTINPDGQVDVAAAETAMQAAKPGVVSVMLANNETGVIQDVAAIAGLARSQGGYVHTDAVQGLGKIPLDFAALNVHAMTLSAHKIYGPKGAAALIVDKRLLLRPLIYGGGHENGLRSGTENVPAIVGFGVACELAVTRLTETAQHTARLRGQLEAGLTGMGATIFGGQAARIPNTCYFALPDIEGDTLVVKLDKAGFAVAAGAACSSVNPGQSHVLSAMGVDPMLARCAVRVSLGRDNTLQQVDGFLRAIQRIVAELRQIGSISL
- a CDS encoding DNA-3-methyladenine glycosylase, which gives rise to MTPAYWTQATRELAARDAVMRQLIEQFADASLESRGCAFTTLARSIVGQQISVKAAESVWQRVIATIPAITPHNIAAAERELLRSCGLSARKVIYLHDLSRHFREGDLNETAWEDLDDESIIKQLVQVKGIGRWTAEMFLIFHLHRPDVLPLDDIGLQRAISLHYFDKQAVDKNTLIKTARPWQPWRSVATWYLWRSLDPLPVAY
- a CDS encoding VanZ family protein, with amino-acid sequence MPLFNINCLLFVFLALATLVLHSQIHQYEPIGPDIRNGNWKYHPAHGNHAEISGNILTIYSGDAKAGISVQHDLFPVKPGVMILVSAEVKCIHVIPGKQSWNKARILLAQNDGITDRWELPHTVVQLSGDKDWKTYRTAFPIASDTRSISLYAQLSQATGLMKIKNVQVFPVLENEVYPVVKKAVLTAWGFFFLLLAGSLLFTREQTIILRVLLLTALISILAGTTLPNDIKIALLDGISTLINAESEAFKAAIPWDLDKAGHVFFFFLLGLILRVMMANGSTFQIIAVILMLAAGTEITQLYIEGRTPLPSDFYIDAAGAAAGIALAAFLGFIGKKVVTAGK
- a CDS encoding 2,3-diphosphoglycerate-dependent phosphoglycerate mutase; the encoded protein is MRQALAATDNVQSLTTKLVLLRHGQSIWNRDKIFTGWSDVALSPKGEQEARRAALLLQQAGFTFDLCFTSMLQRATTTAHIVLETMQLDIPVIQNWRLNERHYGALEGMARWPAIKQFGVWPILGCQIKFDAMPPVLHRDDIRYPGHQRLYHGIDPALLPAGESMQQTRARLAPYWLDTILPEIRHGKRILIVSHRNTLRVLQMLLDQLTPLQVMKQKLATGRPLVYELNHQGQALRHYYADQLT
- a CDS encoding DUF3135 domain-containing protein, with product MEEEKAPDFDFDQWSQLAQHEPEKFEAMRQQMIDELIAQAPSHLKQRMNGLQWQVDQIRKQANNPMAACLQISQKMWANVLGENGLLKVLQEPKEILKTLENAPTAKVLSFERPKPDK
- a CDS encoding phosphocholine cytidylyltransferase family protein, with product MTIPTAKPIKAIILSAGQGRRLLPLTENTPKCLLPVADRPVLAWQIDALLAAGIDNITVITGFQVGLIEELLQQQYAEYPGIKILFNPFYEVADNLASCWIARGEMGSDFLILNGDTVIEPALLSKVLNSPPAPITLSVDFKTSYDADDMKVQLDTAGWVQQVSKIVPPHQVNAESIGLIYFRGDGVRLFRQAVEEALRHPAELKSWYLSIIDRLAKDHRVNSCPINGLRWCEIDFIEDLSRAGIIFSQ
- a CDS encoding DUF4139 domain-containing protein, whose amino-acid sequence is MADSNELLSTLKDQKSVAVTIYNNDLALVKDFRHIDIANGEFNLAWRDVSALIRPETALLRSIVDPTGLTVLEQNFNFDLLTPQSLLNKYAGKTVSVMRVNPATGVETKESATVLAVNEGVVLKFADRIETGTPGRITFENVPGNLRDRPTLVMQGTITGQSAQKLELSYLTGGLSWKADYVAELNDRDEQMDLSGWVTLVNTSGASYANAKVQLVAGDVNRVQNEVARPLAMYAKGAMDAAAPSMAQEPLMEYHLYSLDRLTTIHENQTKQVALLNASDIPVRKELILAGSDYYYFSGHGDLGQKNKASVIVLFDNKQADRLGIPLPKGTIRVYKRDQSGNAQFVGEDNIDHTPKNETVRLKLGYSFDVTAAKKQIDFKSLNIGNNVNQFESAYEIVIKNAKKEAVEVIVQEPIPGDWKILEESHSHHKPVSNTAEWKVTVPAEASSTLKYRVRVKF
- a CDS encoding Rap1a/Tai family immunity protein — encoded protein: MRTLALVLALSFPLSAFGYDRAEEIYSNCSANPGAGVQEAMKSLHCSGYLTGIVDGILIMQSMKPDQRQFICPPSEISGEQTLKAVTRWLQQNPTVADISARAAVLKALVATYPCQQR
- a CDS encoding addiction module antidote protein, giving the protein MTDSKLHTTPFDVAEHLRTPEEMAAYLEACFEEAGDDAAFIARALGNIARAKGMSQIARDSGLSRESLYKALSGERNPSFDTILKVIHALGIKLHATAAPALDQQTASEVNGQSY
- a CDS encoding fatty acid desaturase, with the protein product MSDTGQPAATGENKPYVKEFPLREAHHLVRDLMTPNPWIYWSDFLFHITLGWAAFFTALFSPLFSLWQLGGFVVAVLALYRSAIFVHELAHLKKGTFRNFRLVWNIICGVPFMIPSFTYDGVHNDHHKPDVYGTTADGEYLPFATRKPAEMVIYVLLSFLIPIALAARFVLLTPVSYLIPPLRKIVWERASSLTIDPTYRRAPDAIRNDLNWQQQELGAFIFGASAIALVWFGVFPVSVLVLWYLIAVSVFILNSLRTLAAHAYRNPGDRKMTLPEQYLDSVNIPGNILVTPLWAPVGLRYHATHHLFMSMPYHNLGRAQRRLVTRLTDNSQYIKTLRSGLWPALKQIWRESSEAAAKASQQQNG